The Hevea brasiliensis isolate MT/VB/25A 57/8 chromosome 1, ASM3005281v1, whole genome shotgun sequence genome has a window encoding:
- the LOC131179162 gene encoding protein EMBRYO DEFECTIVE 1674-like → MGERTSRSRNSKDAFSPLSPSNRKAIISASCLSLKSVLLHDWWLVKAEDKGIAVAGFASRDKGGPRAFTSAPICRRIDATTLETSDGITIQISGFINRSQTHQNGFPFTVCNSFLLGFPYRWKECVSQCCGEESSKSSGTDASTFLPLTLDNLPATRLRDHVMCFPEDSENFICDILGKLRDNAFQYASVAGNSNLANECPNSEIEETLRNHKKVKTDQMHIDDDDRILEARDVVTKVNQSKGVVTRSMSRSRNLRSNIEGETSAQLSTSAAKKNESAGVVCALHASSTQVLP, encoded by the exons ATGGGGGAGAGAACGAGCCGTAGCAGGAACTCAAAAGACGCATTTTCTCCCCTTTCTCCCTCTAATCGTAAAGCTATCATTTCTGCTTCTTGCTTGTCCCTCAAATCT GTGTTATTGCACGATTGGTGGCTGGTTAAGGCGGAAGACAAGGGGATTGCTGTTGCTGGGTTTGCTTCAAGGGA CAAAGGAGGACCAAGAGCCTTTACCTCTGCACCAATATGCAGGAGAATTGATGCCACCACTCTAGAGACCTCAGAtggcatcacaattcaaatcagtgGCTTCATAAATAGGTCTCAAACACATCAAAATGGCTTCCCATTTACG GTTTGCAATAGTTTCCTGCTTGGCTTTCCATATCGCTGGAAAGAGTGTGTTAGTCAATGCTGTGGTGAAGAATCTTCTAAAAGTTCAGGCACTGATGCAAGTACTTTCTTACCATTGACTTTGGATAATCTTCCAGCAACAAGGCTACGTGATCATGTTATGTGCTTTCCTGaagattctgaaaattttatttgtgataTCTTGGGAAAACTCAGGGACAATGCATTCCAATATGCTTCAGTGGCAGGCAATTCAAACTTGGCAAATGAATGTCCAAACTCTGAAATcgaagaaactttgaggaatcaTAAGAAGGTGAAGACTGATCAGATGCACATAGATGATGATGACAGAATCTTGGAAGCAAGAGATGTAGTAACCAAAGTTAACCAAAGTAAAGGTGTTGTCACAAGAAGTATGTCGAGATCAAGGAATCTTAGAAGCAACATTGAGGGTGAAACTAGTGCTCAGCTTTCAACATCAGCAGCCAAAAAGAACGAATCAGCAGGAGTTGTATGTGCACTGCATGCGAGTTCCACACAAGTATTACCTTGA